The Lacerta agilis isolate rLacAgi1 chromosome 5, rLacAgi1.pri, whole genome shotgun sequence genome has a segment encoding these proteins:
- the LOC117046327 gene encoding uncharacterized protein LOC117046327 isoform X2, whose protein sequence is MCSATELWLFFFMIHQGSLKLEFSLPGTRCFPKMPAGRSFKKSRREEGIGDAKHCRKKDGHPFKKRLSTLSLFSGPSRNVSPQENNGHLEDKKRGVQRKESMQLKAQKEMCSLGKAHSGKMCPKCEIVVCRVCNMLHTESSFIAHSLLDHYDRGRHSSCCLDSEFPQDHHVCKHCAGPSFSHGRSCKLPTLETESLLRLSLS, encoded by the exons AtgtgttctgctactgagctatggcttttCTTCTTCATGATCCACCAG GGCTCCCTGAAACTGGAGTTTTCATTGCCCGGGACACGCTGCTTTCCAAAGATGCCTGCAG GTCGGAGTTTCAAGAAGTCAAGAAGGGAAGAGGGTATCGGTGATGCAAAACACTGCAGGAAAAAGGATGGGCATCCCTTTAAGAAGAGGCTTTCAACACTCAGTCTCTTTTCTGGACCTTCACGGAATGTGAG TCCTCAGGAAAATAACGGGCACCTTGAAGACAAGAAGAGAGGTGTGCAAAGAAAAGAGTCCATGCAGCTGAAAGCCCAGAAGGAGATGTGTTCCTTGGGGAAGGCTCACTCTGGGAAAATGTGCCCCAAATGCGAAATTGTCGTCTGCAGGGTGTGCAACATGCTACATACTGAAAGCAGCTTCATTGCTCACAGTTTGCTAGATCACTATGACAGAGGAAGGCACTCATCCTGCTGCTTGGATTCTGAATTTCCCCAAGACCACCATGTATGTAAGCACTGTGCAGGACCATCCTTCTCTCATGGCAGGTCTTGTAAGCTGCCTACACTGGAAACCGAATCTCTACTGCGACTCTCTCTATCCTGA
- the LOC117046327 gene encoding uncharacterized protein LOC117046327 isoform X3, translating to MGLGSLKLEFSLPGTRCFPKMPAGRSFKKSRREEGIGDAKHCRKKDGHPFKKRLSTLSLFSGPSRNVSPQENNGHLEDKKRGVQRKESMQLKAQKEMCSLGKAHSGKMCPKCEIVVCRVCNMLHTESSFIAHSLLDHYDRGRHSSCCLDSEFPQDHHVCKHCAGPSFSHGRSCKLPTLETESLLRLSLS from the exons ATGGGACTA GGCTCCCTGAAACTGGAGTTTTCATTGCCCGGGACACGCTGCTTTCCAAAGATGCCTGCAG GTCGGAGTTTCAAGAAGTCAAGAAGGGAAGAGGGTATCGGTGATGCAAAACACTGCAGGAAAAAGGATGGGCATCCCTTTAAGAAGAGGCTTTCAACACTCAGTCTCTTTTCTGGACCTTCACGGAATGTGAG TCCTCAGGAAAATAACGGGCACCTTGAAGACAAGAAGAGAGGTGTGCAAAGAAAAGAGTCCATGCAGCTGAAAGCCCAGAAGGAGATGTGTTCCTTGGGGAAGGCTCACTCTGGGAAAATGTGCCCCAAATGCGAAATTGTCGTCTGCAGGGTGTGCAACATGCTACATACTGAAAGCAGCTTCATTGCTCACAGTTTGCTAGATCACTATGACAGAGGAAGGCACTCATCCTGCTGCTTGGATTCTGAATTTCCCCAAGACCACCATGTATGTAAGCACTGTGCAGGACCATCCTTCTCTCATGGCAGGTCTTGTAAGCTGCCTACACTGGAAACCGAATCTCTACTGCGACTCTCTCTATCCTGA
- the LOC117046327 gene encoding uncharacterized protein LOC117046327 isoform X1 produces MGLSSPVSEKGFQSGFWGSLKLEFSLPGTRCFPKMPAGRSFKKSRREEGIGDAKHCRKKDGHPFKKRLSTLSLFSGPSRNVSPQENNGHLEDKKRGVQRKESMQLKAQKEMCSLGKAHSGKMCPKCEIVVCRVCNMLHTESSFIAHSLLDHYDRGRHSSCCLDSEFPQDHHVCKHCAGPSFSHGRSCKLPTLETESLLRLSLS; encoded by the exons ATGGGACTATCTTCCCCTGTTTCTGAAAAGGGATTTCAGTCTGGATTTTGG GGCTCCCTGAAACTGGAGTTTTCATTGCCCGGGACACGCTGCTTTCCAAAGATGCCTGCAG GTCGGAGTTTCAAGAAGTCAAGAAGGGAAGAGGGTATCGGTGATGCAAAACACTGCAGGAAAAAGGATGGGCATCCCTTTAAGAAGAGGCTTTCAACACTCAGTCTCTTTTCTGGACCTTCACGGAATGTGAG TCCTCAGGAAAATAACGGGCACCTTGAAGACAAGAAGAGAGGTGTGCAAAGAAAAGAGTCCATGCAGCTGAAAGCCCAGAAGGAGATGTGTTCCTTGGGGAAGGCTCACTCTGGGAAAATGTGCCCCAAATGCGAAATTGTCGTCTGCAGGGTGTGCAACATGCTACATACTGAAAGCAGCTTCATTGCTCACAGTTTGCTAGATCACTATGACAGAGGAAGGCACTCATCCTGCTGCTTGGATTCTGAATTTCCCCAAGACCACCATGTATGTAAGCACTGTGCAGGACCATCCTTCTCTCATGGCAGGTCTTGTAAGCTGCCTACACTGGAAACCGAATCTCTACTGCGACTCTCTCTATCCTGA
- the LOC117046327 gene encoding uncharacterized protein LOC117046327 isoform X4, which produces MPAGRSFKKSRREEGIGDAKHCRKKDGHPFKKRLSTLSLFSGPSRNVSPQENNGHLEDKKRGVQRKESMQLKAQKEMCSLGKAHSGKMCPKCEIVVCRVCNMLHTESSFIAHSLLDHYDRGRHSSCCLDSEFPQDHHVCKHCAGPSFSHGRSCKLPTLETESLLRLSLS; this is translated from the exons ATGCCTGCAG GTCGGAGTTTCAAGAAGTCAAGAAGGGAAGAGGGTATCGGTGATGCAAAACACTGCAGGAAAAAGGATGGGCATCCCTTTAAGAAGAGGCTTTCAACACTCAGTCTCTTTTCTGGACCTTCACGGAATGTGAG TCCTCAGGAAAATAACGGGCACCTTGAAGACAAGAAGAGAGGTGTGCAAAGAAAAGAGTCCATGCAGCTGAAAGCCCAGAAGGAGATGTGTTCCTTGGGGAAGGCTCACTCTGGGAAAATGTGCCCCAAATGCGAAATTGTCGTCTGCAGGGTGTGCAACATGCTACATACTGAAAGCAGCTTCATTGCTCACAGTTTGCTAGATCACTATGACAGAGGAAGGCACTCATCCTGCTGCTTGGATTCTGAATTTCCCCAAGACCACCATGTATGTAAGCACTGTGCAGGACCATCCTTCTCTCATGGCAGGTCTTGTAAGCTGCCTACACTGGAAACCGAATCTCTACTGCGACTCTCTCTATCCTGA